From one Rhodoferax sp. PAMC 29310 genomic stretch:
- the bamC gene encoding outer membrane protein assembly factor BamC, whose protein sequence is MNNFSRLALLSVTMLAATGCSVLSSDKLDYKSAGKGPSLEVPPDLTQLARENRYAIPGAPVTASSFQIGQVTQSVPTAATVIGDVRIERAGTQRWLVVNRPADKLWEPTRDFWQENGFLLTMDQANLGIMETDWAENRAKLPQDFIRNTLGKVFDSLYSTSERDKFRTRLERNPAGGTDIFISHRGMVEVYSSDKKEGTVWQPRPADPELEAEFLRRLMVKLGVTEEQSKALIAADPQKSTSRITQVNGQPVLQIDDSFDRAWRRVGLALDRTGFTVEDRDRSKGVYFVRYVDPTIDKSEPGFFSGLFGGSKKSNPPQKYRITVVSQDNSTTVSVLNTEGVQEASENASRIIKILATDLK, encoded by the coding sequence GTGAATAACTTCTCCAGGCTTGCACTACTGAGCGTAACCATGCTGGCGGCGACCGGATGCTCAGTCCTCAGCAGCGACAAACTTGACTACAAGAGCGCCGGAAAAGGCCCTTCCTTGGAAGTACCACCGGATTTGACTCAATTGGCTCGCGAGAACCGATATGCCATTCCCGGCGCACCGGTGACCGCTTCGTCGTTTCAGATCGGACAAGTCACTCAGTCCGTTCCCACGGCTGCCACCGTCATTGGCGATGTCCGAATTGAGCGCGCGGGCACGCAACGTTGGTTGGTCGTCAATCGTCCTGCCGACAAATTGTGGGAGCCAACCCGTGATTTTTGGCAGGAGAATGGCTTCTTGCTGACCATGGATCAGGCTAACTTGGGCATCATGGAAACCGACTGGGCTGAAAATCGCGCCAAACTGCCTCAAGATTTCATCCGAAATACCCTCGGCAAGGTTTTCGACTCACTCTACTCAACCAGCGAGCGTGATAAGTTCCGCACTCGCCTGGAACGTAATCCGGCAGGCGGCACCGACATCTTCATCAGCCACCGGGGCATGGTTGAGGTCTACAGCAGCGACAAAAAAGAGGGCACTGTATGGCAGCCACGCCCGGCAGACCCGGAGTTGGAAGCAGAGTTTCTGCGCCGTTTGATGGTGAAGCTAGGAGTCACTGAAGAGCAGTCCAAAGCACTGATCGCCGCAGATCCTCAAAAATCCACATCTCGCATCACTCAGGTCAATGGCCAGCCCGTGTTGCAAATTGACGACAGCTTCGACCGGGCATGGCGTCGCGTGGGCTTGGCGCTGGACCGCACTGGCTTCACTGTTGAAGACCGCGATCGCAGCAAAGGTGTCTATTTTGTACGCTATGTCGATCCAACAATTGACAAGTCAGAGCCTGGATTTTTCAGTGGTTTGTTTGGCGGCTCGAAAAAATCCAATCCCCCACAAAAATATCGAATTACTGTGGTCAGCCAGGACAACTCGACCACTGTGTCTGTCCTGAACACCGAGGGTGTACAGGAGGCGTCAGAGAACGCGAGCCGCATCATCAAAATACTGGCTACCGATTTGAAATAG
- a CDS encoding bifunctional 2-polyprenyl-6-hydroxyphenol methylase/3-demethylubiquinol 3-O-methyltransferase UbiG: MNNPSHDLGTPSPWVQRWSHLIRPAGSALDVACGRGRHLRYLAGQGYIVTGVDRSEEALQIASGHGDTVLADIENEPWPLVDQQQVRQFDAVVVTNYLWRALFHVLEQSLAPGGVLLYETFAQGNETVGKPSRSDFLLRPGELLTAFKSMHIIAYEEGFLSQPDRFVQRIAAIKPAPTATPAPIPARYTL; the protein is encoded by the coding sequence ATGAACAACCCATCTCACGACCTCGGCACCCCATCCCCCTGGGTGCAACGCTGGTCCCACCTGATTCGCCCTGCGGGCAGCGCGCTGGACGTTGCCTGCGGCCGCGGACGACACTTGCGCTATCTGGCCGGCCAAGGCTATATCGTCACAGGCGTTGACCGCTCCGAGGAGGCGCTTCAGATCGCAAGTGGCCATGGAGACACGGTGCTAGCCGACATCGAGAATGAGCCTTGGCCACTAGTGGATCAACAGCAGGTTCGACAATTTGACGCTGTGGTCGTGACAAACTACCTGTGGCGTGCGCTCTTTCACGTACTCGAACAAAGCCTCGCGCCTGGTGGCGTCTTGCTCTACGAAACCTTCGCGCAAGGCAACGAAACCGTTGGCAAACCGTCCCGATCAGATTTCCTGCTTCGGCCAGGTGAGTTGCTGACGGCGTTCAAATCAATGCACATCATCGCCTATGAAGAAGGTTTTTTGAGTCAACCAGATCGTTTCGTGCAGCGGATTGCGGCAATCAAGCCAGCGCCGACGGCGACGCCAGCACCGATACCGGCGCGTTACACGCTCTAG
- the dapA gene encoding 4-hydroxy-tetrahydrodipicolinate synthase, with amino-acid sequence MTSSTRPITGSIVALVTPMLEDGNVDYPALRKLIDWHIAEGTDCIGAVGTTGESPTVSVEEHCEIIRVSVEQSAGRAPIMAGCGANSTSEAIELARFAKSVGADCQLQVVPYYNKPTQEGQYLHFKAISEAVDLPMVLYNVPGRSVADMAHETVLRLAQLPGIVGIKEATGNIDRAQWLIREAPKGFAIYSGDDPTAVALMLCGGQGNISVTANLAPRLMHELCVAAMTGDIQRAMEIQFKLMPLHKHLFLESNPIPVKWAAARMKLCGPTLRLPMTPLTQGNEAVVEKAMRDSGLI; translated from the coding sequence ATGACATCCTCAACCCGCCCAATCACCGGCAGCATCGTGGCCCTTGTCACCCCCATGTTGGAGGATGGCAATGTGGATTACCCTGCATTGCGAAAACTGATCGACTGGCACATTGCCGAGGGTACTGACTGCATTGGTGCTGTGGGCACCACGGGGGAGTCACCCACGGTCAGCGTGGAAGAGCATTGTGAAATCATCCGCGTGTCGGTCGAGCAATCAGCAGGCCGGGCTCCGATCATGGCGGGTTGCGGTGCCAACTCTACGTCTGAGGCCATTGAACTGGCCCGCTTTGCCAAATCGGTGGGAGCTGACTGCCAACTGCAAGTCGTTCCCTACTACAACAAGCCAACCCAGGAAGGTCAGTACCTGCACTTCAAGGCCATCTCTGAGGCCGTCGATCTGCCGATGGTGCTGTACAACGTGCCTGGCCGCTCGGTGGCCGACATGGCGCATGAAACCGTGCTTCGACTGGCCCAACTGCCCGGGATTGTGGGTATCAAGGAGGCCACCGGCAATATCGACCGCGCCCAATGGTTGATTCGAGAGGCTCCAAAAGGATTTGCGATCTACTCGGGCGACGACCCAACCGCCGTTGCACTGATGCTGTGCGGCGGTCAAGGCAATATCAGCGTGACGGCCAACTTGGCGCCACGTCTTATGCACGAATTGTGTGTCGCAGCCATGACAGGCGACATTCAACGTGCCATGGAGATCCAATTCAAACTCATGCCGCTTCACAAGCACCTTTTCCTAGAATCCAATCCGATTCCCGTGAAATGGGCTGCGGCGAGAATGAAACTTTGCGGCCCCACTCTGCGCCTCCCCATGACCCCACTCACCCAAGGCAATGAAGCCGTGGTTGAAAAGGCAATGCGAGACTCTGGACTAATTTGA